In a single window of the Flavivirga spongiicola genome:
- the ccoS gene encoding cbb3-type cytochrome oxidase assembly protein CcoS, with protein sequence MSVIYILLAISIVVAVGFFIAFIWAVKKGQYDDSYTPSVRMLFEDELVKDNSNETTD encoded by the coding sequence ATGAGTGTTATTTATATTTTATTAGCTATAAGCATTGTTGTAGCTGTTGGTTTCTTTATAGCCTTTATTTGGGCTGTAAAAAAAGGACAGTATGATGATAGTTATACCCCTTCCGTAAGAATGTTATTTGAAGATGAACTCGTTAAAGATAATTCCAATGAAACAACAGATTAA